Genomic window (Nicotiana sylvestris chromosome 7, ASM39365v2, whole genome shotgun sequence):
TTTCATACCCTTGTTTGCTTGGAATGTAACCTCTTCATTATTCACACATAATTTGATCTCATTTTGTTCCGAATCCATTAGTGCTCTTCCAGTGACAAGGAATAGTCTCCTCAAAGTGATAGGGGTCTCTTTGTCAACCGCACAATCAAGGATTACGAAATCGGCGGGTAAATGAAACTTTACCACATTAACAAGCACATCATCGACAATTCCCAACGGTCTCTTCATGGAATgatcggccatttgcaatctcatacttATGGGCCTTGGTATACCTAAACCTGCTTGCTTGTAAATGGCAAGAGGCATTAAGTTGATGCTAGCCCCATTATCACAAAGGGCTCTTGCAAAATCATGTGCCCCAATAGTACATGGAATAGTGAAAGCTCCTgggtcttctttcttttgaacggTGGATGTTGAAATGATGGAACTAACTCGGTGAGTAACATTCATCTCTTCATTCTTGGTGGTTCTCTTCTTGGTAATCAAttctttcaaatatttagcaaaacccgacatctcttgAAATACTTCCATAAATAGAATATTTACCGATAACTGCTTGAGAATGTCATAGAACTTTtcgagtttgctatcatcaaccttcctaccaagtctttgagggaatggaggaagaggtctaggaataggtggTAGAGTTTTTGGTGTCTCTTTTACCTTTCCTTTATCTCTTCCTGGTTCTCTTCTTGCACTTTCAACTCTTCcggaaccttttcaacttcaaaaacACTTGGCTCTTCAACCTCAACCTCATGTTCGGACTCTTCTACTTCAACCACTTTTTCACTCCCTCCTTGTAGTACCTTCCCACTCCGAGTAGTAATTGGCATGATATGAGAAATTGGACCACTCCTACTACCctttgggttcgcaattgtgtcaCTTGGAAGTGTCCCTTTTTGCTTTGGATTTTGTTCCCTAGTGAGGTCTCCCATttgcatctccaatttttgaatggaTGCGGTATGAGAGCCAACAAGTTCAGTCATATTCCTCATAGAAGTGTCGGACTTCTCTTGATTATGCAATACCCGTTCAAGCATGCTTTCCAACTTGGAATCACTTGAGGAAACTTGATTGGAATATTGACCCTTTGGAGGAACATACGGGTTTGAAATCTGATATGAGAAGTTGTTGTTGTGgttattccaatttccttgatttgagcCACCTTGGTCATTTCACCACTATTGGCTGCCTTGTCCTTGCGGGTTAGGCTTCCATTGATTTGTTGTCCTTGACCTTGGTATTGCTGCCTTTGATATcctccttgagagttgttgacatagttTTCCTCCTCAAAGTCTTCACTTGATATGGGTTGCACATCTTCCACAATATTTACCTTCTTCATTTGTCTTTCAGTGAACATCTTTGTTAACACATTGACATTAGTGGCAAGACTTGCGATCACTTGATCTCTCTCTTGATTTTCCTTGATCATGGTGGTCAAGGAAGGAGAACCATATGCAATTCCACCTGTGGTGTCCTCTGAGTGCCAAGCTTGGTTATGTTTTGCCATTTTGTCAAGTATTTGTGTGACCCTTGCGAATGGTTTGTCCATAAAAGATCCATCAGCTGCATTCTTGGCTATAGATTGGTTCATAGGATCTAAACCCATATAGAATTTCTCCAATAAGATAGAATCCGGAAAACCATGATTGGGAGACCTCACCAAATATAACTTGAATCAATCCCATGCCTCATGTAGGTGTTCTCCcggtacttgcttgaaaaagaaaattttatcccggAGCTCAGACTTCTTACTTTGCGGGAAACCTTTAGCTAAGAATGCTCGGACAAGTTCAGGCCAATAATGAATGGAGTTTGGTGGCATATTTTGAAGCCATTTCCTTGCGTACCCAGCTAGTGAGTACTTGAACACCCTCAACCTTAGGGCATCATTAGAGATGTTGTTCTACTTATGCATCGCACACACACCCAAGAAGTTTATAAGATGTTGTGTCAGATCATCATCAGTGGAATTCCTGAAAAACCCCTCCACTTTGAGCATAAAGATTAAACCATGTTCCACCTTGAAAGTTGCAGCACTAACAACCGGAGGTACAATAAcatttgtatcctcaatgtactcatctatgtccgtgaaaggattttcttccatttgTTCCTCCATTTCTttttcatattcggccatgttttCCTATAaacaccaagcaaaacaagcaaagtGTGATGAAATAGAATAAGacgtaaagtaaagcacacactaattagtaatttcaaaaccgtattccccagcaacggcgccaaaatttgatacgctcaaaatacactttaattaaatagtgtaaggtggttagtgtcaaatataatagcccaacaaggttggggtcgaatcccacatggAATATGcgtgaaaaggttactcgagtAGTGTGTTACTTGACTTAAGTCATAATTCTATTCGGTTaattgtaacaagagtatgataAGATTGTGATTTGAAAAAATAACTAATTCTAAcgttgagaatgtaaataatttgattaaggaaaccaaggttgtgtcccctttaatGAAATATAATGCTattggtgttaatatgatatatttctaatggaagattCTTTAGATATGCTAATGAtgtctaaatgactacccaatattttccaatagttgagtagtatttcctctttatgattttttcaaatataaagagttgcaattaagaacaatcaatatataCCAAATAAAATCCACTTATTCccaagcgattctattaaacaaggtttaaagccttgagtctttgatatttacttctaccaaactctaactcacttttccaataaagaaagattttaatggcacttgttaatgtttgcaaccaccaacaataaatgaagaatgataAATAAAcatatatcaaccaaccattatacatatattcaatggtaaacacccattaacataacacccatttatGGTCCATAACCTTaatatttaaagttagctacacatgctaaaatacaaaaggatgagaatattaaatgccataaagcttacaaagtgcaagattcttcactcaaaagcttccaaaagagaggaatattaaagACTTGGAATGTAGCACAAAAACAATacaagatgcccccacaaaacTCTAATAAATCTATTAATAGTGGGTCAAAACTCAGGACAAATTTCGGATAAAAATACCCTTTCAGAtcaattatgcgaccgcatatctgtcgcataacagacaGGCGGTCCGCATTCTCTTCAAGGCCATCACATTTTCAAACCCTAGTTTCCAAGCATTCGTCGCATTTAGGTTATGCGGTTCGCATTGGTAATTTGCGATCCTTTTTTATCATTGTATTTTCCGCCATCAGCAACTTCTACAACGAGTTTGCGATCCATTATGCGGCTCGCAAACCTGTTATGCAGTCGCATATTGGACCACATTTTTTGTACCTAACTTTGGCCAGCAAACTGTTGGACTTTGCGATTTCTTTGAgtattatgcggtccgcatgttGGATTTGCGGCCCGCATCTTCACATCTACAAtcacattttgctcttttcttgtcctttttggctttttgatttcatttccaggttcttaggtccttaaacctcatacactgcaaaaacattaaaattacataagtatagaAGATAATTTcatttaaaacaagctaaaatctaagcaatttgtaaATGTGCCAAAATTCTCCAGCACATCACCAGtttccttgggatctccactATTGTTGTTGGTTAGGATCATTGCCCCTTTGTCCTTGGTAATTGTTCACATACTGCATTTCTTTAATTtgctcatcataaccatcatcttgatTGAAACCACCACTACCTTTCTCATATTGATCCGGACTACCTTGACCTTGTTGATCTCTTTGTCGCCTCTTGTTGACAAACATGTTGACaccttccatagcatttacttgtctcgccgcttgaacttgttgcaattgagcttttgccaactggttcattgttgtaGTTAACTTTGCTATTACCTGTccatgatcatggagctctttgtgcaaatggatgacagtggggtcaccctgtggcacattcgCTCGTCTTTGCCAAGCTGAGGAAGTATCTGCCATCTCATCCAATATATCACATGCCTCAGTATAAGatgtgttcataaaatttccccctGCTAGCTGGTTCACTACACACTAATTTGTCGTATTAATGCCACGGTAGAATGTCTTCTGGATCATTGCTTCGACCATGTTATTATTcggacattctttcaccattgtccgatatctctcccagatctcgtgaagtggttcattaggttCCTGTTTGAAGGCTAAAATCTCATCTCGCAAAGTCGCCATGTGCCTTGGCGAGAAAAACTTAGCTATAACTttgtctgccaactcatcccacatAGTAATGTaatggttgggaagcctttcgagccagtccaaagctttccctctaagtgaaaaagggaataatctaaatctcaatgcatcctccgacACATGGTCTGTTTGcttccccaacaggtatccacaaagcctTTAAGATGTTTATATGCGTTCTGATGGGGAGAACTagtgaaataccctcgctgctccaataaagtcaacatcacatttgtaattttgaaattgcccgcccggatccggggtgggacaattccACTAGTGTATCTTTCATTTGTAAGCacccgaggagccactcttggaggaggTGGGGGAGGTTCTGGAATATtttcattggcctggcggcctcttctTTGTCCTTGAAGtactagaggcacctcatcttcaccattatcgtctacctcctcccctgggataacgtttccaagaggatcattgtttTCCATTTTGTACCTAAATTAACGACACACACAATTTAGtatcacagaagga
Coding sequences:
- the LOC138872502 gene encoding uncharacterized protein, whose translation is MGLDPMNQSIAKNAADGSFMDKPFARVTQILDKMAKHNQAWHSEDTTGGIAYGSPSLTTMIKENQERDQVIASLATNVNVLTKMFTERQMKKVNIVEDVQPISSEDFEEENYVNNSQGGYQRQQYQGQGQQINGSLTRKDKAANSGEMTKISNPYVPPKGQYSNQVSSSDSKLESMLERVLHNQEKSDTSMRNMTELVGSHTASIQKLEMQMGDLTREQNPKQKGTLPSDTIANPKGSRSGPISHIMPITTRSGKVLQGGSEKVVEVEESEHEVEVEEPSVFEVEKVPEELKVQEENQEEIKERKVDDSKLEKFYDILKQLSVNILFMEVFQEMSGFAKYLKELITKKRTTKNEEMNVTHRVSSIISTSTVQKKEDPGAFTIPCTIGAHDFARALCDNGASINLMPLAIYKQAGLGIPRPISMRLQMADHSMKRPLGIVDDVLVNVVKFHLPADFVILDCAVDKETPITLRRLFLVTGRALMDSEQNEIKLCVNNEEVTFQANKGMKLPHEYESISVIDVVDEVEDAVEMKIEEQCLGEALAAILVNFDGEDMEGYMESVNALEGLGSYTYAPAKLSLDLENRVEQLLDALKKHRQAIGWTIADIRGIPGRICEHKIQMENETKPSVEEHQRRLNPSMKEVVKKEIIKCWMLFGLYNAPDTFQRCMMSIFSDMVEDFLEVFMEDFSVVGNSFEHCLNNHRQVLKRCEETNLVLNWENCNFMVDEGIVLGCFIKDFSKIANPMCKLLEKDAKILFDEKYLKAFEELKQKLTTAPIIVIPDWSLPFELMCDASGVAIGVVLSQCHNKVLHPIYYAIKTLNEVQMNYTVTEQELLAIVYAFEKFRAYLLGSNVIVYIDHVALRYLMEKKDVKPRLIRWVLLLQEFDFEVNDRKGTENQVADHLSRLEEAGRPKEDLEINDAFPDEHILALSNTFAPWYADNANYLVSDLIPNGLESYQKKKFLRDCRQYY